One window of the Vigna radiata var. radiata cultivar VC1973A chromosome 1, Vradiata_ver6, whole genome shotgun sequence genome contains the following:
- the LOC106765475 gene encoding probable plastid-lipid-associated protein 7, chloroplastic codes for MVTNPVHSPMTDSHVSPLSCRTMNAMKLRNFAPPRNHSRFGERPLWFRPVTILKVAEHNSGSGLVELETLAQKKRELYQAVEGINRGIFGMPSAKKSEIESLVQQLESLNPTPYPTQELEMVAGCWRLVYSTISILGSKRTKLGLRDFISLDEFFQTIDISKSKAVNMIKFSARGLSLLSGQLSIQASFKIASTTRVDINFENSTITPDQLMNVFRKNYDLLLSIFNPEGWLEITYLDDSMRIGRDDKSNIFVLEKFDDSKNS; via the exons ATGGTCACTAACCCAGTCCACTCTCCAATGACAGATTCCCATGTGAGTCCTCTCAGTTGTAGAACCATGAATGCCATGAAGCTACGAAATTTTGCCCCACCCAGAAATCATTCAAGATTTGGTGAGAGACCATTATGGTTTAGACCCGTTACAATCCTTAAAGTTGCAGAACACAATTCTGGGTCAGGCTTAGTTGAGCTTGAAACACTTGCTCAGAAGAAAAGAGAGCTTTACCAGGCGGTGGAAG GAATCAATAGGGGAATATTCGGAATGCCATCTGCCAAGAAGTCTGAAATCGAAAGTCTGGTTCAGCAGCTAGAATCTCTGAATCCTACTCCATACCCAACTCAAGAACTTGAGATG GTAGCTGGGTGTTGGAGGCTTGTTTACAGTACAATCTCAATTTTGGGATCAAAGAGGACAAAGTTAGGCCTCAGAGACTTCATCTCACTGGAtgaattttttcaaactatTGATATATCCAAG AGCAAAGCAGTTAACATGATCAAGTTCAGTGCAAGGGGATTGAGTTTGCTGTCTGGACAGCTCAGTATTCAAGCCTCTTTCAAGATTGCTTCCACAACA AGAGTTGACATTAATTTCGAAAATTCAACTATCACTCCTGATCAG TTGATGAATGTGTTCCGGAAAAATTATGATCTTCTGCTCAGCATCTTCAACCCAGAGGGATGGCTGGAAATCAC ATATCTTGATGATTCGATGAGAATAGGAAGGGACGACAAAAGCAATATCTTTGTACTGGAAAAATTTGATGATAGTAAAAACTCCTAA